From the genome of Pelobacter propionicus DSM 2379, one region includes:
- a CDS encoding FecCD family ABC transporter permease: MEEIGSRLCEGDAPAVQEQEEHRAIIQKSRSTRMSGNSAQTGLVTTLIMLSPLLAACIALFLGAYGVTPLQVVQILANATSGIDSPESAIVLDIRLPRIILAGLVGMSLATSGATLQAVLRNPLVDPFILGISAGAAFGCAVSVGFLPGVSLQLMSFVFGSLAVIMACTMARSSGELSRLSLVLSGVIVSALFTALLSIIKFLVDPMKLQSIVYWLMGSFSLADWPQVKSAGFGIMLGCLPVLLLRWRLNLISMGDEEARSLGVNVSRKRVIFIASATLAVTSAVAVSGIIGWIGLMVPHLVRMLVGPDHRRLIPLSMAGGAAFMIAADTVARTMSNADIPVGIITALAGAPFFIYLMRRGGAESWGR, encoded by the coding sequence ATGGAAGAGATAGGTTCCCGCCTCTGCGAGGGGGATGCACCGGCAGTCCAGGAGCAGGAAGAGCACCGGGCAATCATCCAGAAGAGTCGCAGTACAAGAATGTCCGGAAATAGCGCTCAAACCGGACTGGTGACAACGCTGATCATGCTCTCGCCCCTGCTGGCGGCCTGTATCGCCCTATTCCTGGGGGCCTACGGCGTGACTCCACTGCAGGTGGTTCAGATCCTGGCCAATGCCACAAGCGGCATAGACTCACCCGAGTCGGCCATCGTGCTGGACATCCGCCTGCCGCGCATCATCCTGGCCGGCCTGGTGGGCATGTCCCTGGCCACCTCCGGAGCAACCCTGCAGGCGGTGCTGCGCAACCCTCTGGTTGACCCGTTCATCCTGGGCATCTCCGCCGGGGCCGCCTTCGGCTGCGCCGTTTCCGTCGGTTTCCTGCCCGGGGTTTCACTGCAACTCATGTCATTTGTCTTCGGCAGCCTAGCCGTAATCATGGCCTGCACCATGGCCCGCTCCAGCGGCGAACTCTCCCGACTCTCGCTGGTGCTGTCCGGGGTGATCGTCTCGGCCCTGTTCACGGCACTCCTCTCCATCATCAAGTTCCTGGTTGACCCGATGAAACTGCAGAGCATCGTCTACTGGTTGATGGGGAGCTTCAGCCTGGCCGACTGGCCCCAGGTAAAAAGCGCGGGGTTCGGCATCATGCTGGGCTGCCTGCCGGTGCTGCTCCTGCGCTGGCGCCTGAACCTGATCAGCATGGGGGACGAGGAGGCCCGCTCCCTGGGGGTCAATGTCAGCCGCAAGCGGGTCATCTTCATCGCCAGCGCCACCCTGGCGGTCACCAGCGCCGTGGCGGTCAGCGGCATCATCGGCTGGATCGGGCTGATGGTGCCCCATCTGGTGCGCATGCTGGTCGGGCCGGACCACCGGCGCCTGATACCGCTCTCCATGGCCGGCGGCGCCGCCTTCATGATCGCTGCCGACACGGTGGCGCGCACCATGAGCAACGCAGATATACCGGTGGGGATCATCACCGCCCTGGCCGGCGCCCCCTTCTTCATCTACCTCATGCGCCGCGGCGGTGCGGAGAGTTGGGGGAGATGA
- a CDS encoding ABC transporter ATP-binding protein, whose translation MIRIENLTFQHPHTDRPVVNNASFRVAEGTLAVLLGPNGSGKTTLFKCIAGLWRPASGTVMFAGRDIMGMNFRERASMLAVVPQDHTPPFPYSVFEAVLMGRAPHVGVYASPSPHDEDAAYNALVAVGVHHLADRCYTRISGGERQLVLIARALAQDAPLLLLDEPTSHLDFRNQHLVLETVQRVAAEKNLTVLMTLHDPNLTAFFAHQVIMLKEGKIVADGEPSQVVTEANLGQLYDIGIGIFDSGERRLIYPRLS comes from the coding sequence ATGATCCGTATCGAAAATCTCACCTTCCAGCATCCCCACACAGACAGGCCGGTGGTGAACAACGCCTCCTTCCGGGTGGCGGAAGGAACCTTGGCGGTGCTGCTGGGCCCCAACGGCTCCGGCAAGACCACCCTGTTCAAGTGCATCGCCGGCCTGTGGCGTCCAGCCTCGGGCACGGTCATGTTCGCCGGCCGCGACATCATGGGGATGAACTTCAGGGAACGGGCAAGCATGCTGGCGGTGGTGCCCCAGGATCACACACCTCCCTTCCCCTATTCGGTGTTCGAGGCGGTGCTCATGGGGCGCGCGCCCCACGTGGGGGTGTACGCATCACCCTCTCCCCATGATGAGGACGCGGCGTATAACGCCCTCGTGGCGGTCGGCGTACATCACTTGGCCGATCGCTGCTACACCCGCATCAGCGGCGGCGAACGCCAGCTGGTGCTGATCGCCCGCGCTCTGGCCCAGGATGCTCCGTTGCTGCTGCTGGATGAACCGACCTCTCATCTGGACTTCCGCAACCAGCACCTGGTGCTGGAGACGGTTCAGCGGGTGGCTGCGGAGAAGAACCTGACCGTGTTAATGACCCTGCACGACCCCAACCTGACCGCCTTCTTCGCCCACCAGGTGATCATGCTCAAGGAAGGGAAAATCGTGGCTGACGGCGAACCGTCCCAGGTAGTGACCGAGGCTAACCTGGGGCAGCTTTACGACATCGGCATCGGCATTTTCGACAGCGGCGAACGGCGGCTGATCTATCCGAGGCTATCATGA